A part of Bacillota bacterium genomic DNA contains:
- a CDS encoding transposase → MATQLIKDTVIEQVKSLKERFSIDDAVFVGDKGMYSAKNIDALIEAGFKYILGLEWREQREQLLARGPEQLGLFDAVGILEWEDNGIRYVGCASEFRRERDATRRKEAEEIARQELLDGKYVLETSVSREKMNSEKIKESYQSLKYAERSFRHIKSFLEIRPMYHCRSWRIKAHVLICFLAYYLVKQCGLEFRAKGETREVEEILRFWDKLRLSQHVLRAEGYESKEWNWQLEELGLKIKKEMEQLELWKSVDRYRYSL, encoded by the coding sequence CTGGCGACACAGCTGATTAAGGATACAGTAATCGAGCAGGTAAAATCGCTGAAGGAGCGCTTCAGCATCGATGATGCCGTATTCGTTGGGGACAAGGGCATGTACAGCGCAAAGAACATCGATGCCCTCATTGAGGCCGGATTCAAATATATCCTGGGGCTAGAATGGCGTGAGCAACGGGAACAACTTCTGGCACGTGGGCCGGAGCAATTGGGGCTATTTGATGCGGTCGGCATACTCGAGTGGGAGGATAATGGCATAAGATATGTTGGCTGTGCATCGGAATTCCGTCGCGAGCGTGATGCGACCCGTCGGAAGGAGGCCGAGGAAATTGCTCGGCAGGAATTGTTGGATGGGAAGTATGTGCTTGAGACCTCGGTAAGCAGGGAGAAGATGAATTCAGAGAAGATAAAGGAGTCATATCAGTCCCTTAAGTATGCGGAGCGGAGTTTCCGGCACATCAAGAGTTTCCTTGAGATTCGGCCTATGTATCATTGCCGAAGTTGGCGGATTAAAGCCCATGTGCTGATTTGCTTTCTCGCTTACTACCTTGTGAAGCAGTGCGGACTTGAGTTCCGTGCCAAAGGGGAAACGAGAGAAGTAGAGGAGATTCTCCGCTTCTGGGATAAGCTTCGTCTGAGCCAACATGTGCTACGGGCAGAGGGTTATGAATCCAAGGAGTGGAATTGGCAATTAGAGGAATTGGGGCTTAAGATCAAAAAAGAGATGGAGCAACTTGAGCTATGGAAATCAGTGGACAGGTATCGCTATAGTCTATAG
- a CDS encoding transposase, translated as MRRGNVGYEKKGKGKEKGRIDKEATYKDMYVLVSNNLKADKEMVIETYGLRWAIECFYRHSKQDLGLNDCHCRSEEAVTAYTSLLFLAETMLTIVRAVQQRMDPQEVMPPGEILRKVFRVPCMCRREKGQIEIIFDQNVEGFKTIQYLWADNIELELFNWESMGYTRSA; from the coding sequence ATAAGGAGGGGGAACGTCGGTTATGAGAAGAAGGGTAAGGGGAAGGAAAAGGGCAGAATAGATAAAGAAGCCACTTATAAGGATATGTATGTACTGGTGAGCAATAACCTCAAGGCGGATAAAGAAATGGTTATCGAGACATATGGCCTGCGATGGGCTATAGAGTGTTTTTACCGTCATTCAAAGCAAGATCTGGGGTTAAATGACTGCCATTGCCGTAGCGAAGAGGCGGTGACCGCGTATACATCGCTGTTGTTCCTGGCGGAGACGATGCTTACAATTGTGAGGGCTGTGCAACAACGTATGGACCCTCAGGAGGTGATGCCACCGGGTGAGATTCTACGGAAAGTCTTTAGGGTACCGTGCATGTGTAGGAGGGAAAAGGGGCAGATTGAGATAATATTCGACCAAAATGTAGAAGGTTTCAAGACAATCCAGTATCTATGGGCGGATAACATTGAGTTGGAACTTTTCAACTGGGAATCTATGGGTTATACCAGGAGTGCCTAA
- a CDS encoding galactitol-1-phosphate 5-dehydrogenase yields MKAVVVHGPGDIRYEDMGEPVPGAGEVLVHVRAAGICGSDIVRALGSGAHYYPIILGHEVSGEVCKSGETSGGRFRQGERVAVAPLIPCFTCQSCEKGYFSLCMGYDFIGSRRNGGFAEYVAVPERNLVHLRDSVSYEAGAMLEPATVPLHAMLISGFTPGESVVVLGAGTIGLLALQWARILGARKVIAVDVVPQKLEIARRLGCDVAVDARGEGATLEEAVIGETGGGAGYVFETAGHPATQVEALKVAGRRAKVVLIGTSPRDVTFSGPVFEMIIRKELAIFGSWMSYSAPFPGKEWEMALHFIASGALKVEPIITQRLPLSAAGDAIRAFASGRGNVKVMFVS; encoded by the coding sequence ATGAAGGCGGTTGTGGTTCATGGGCCGGGGGACATAAGATATGAAGACATGGGGGAGCCCGTTCCCGGCGCGGGCGAGGTGCTGGTGCATGTCAGGGCTGCAGGGATCTGTGGTTCAGATATAGTAAGGGCTCTAGGCTCCGGGGCGCACTATTACCCCATCATCCTCGGCCATGAGGTATCAGGGGAGGTTTGTAAGTCAGGGGAAACGTCTGGCGGTCGGTTCAGGCAGGGCGAGCGTGTCGCTGTGGCGCCCCTTATTCCATGTTTTACCTGCCAATCCTGCGAGAAAGGGTATTTTTCGCTTTGCATGGGTTATGACTTCATCGGTTCAAGACGCAACGGAGGGTTTGCTGAGTACGTGGCGGTGCCCGAACGCAATCTGGTTCACCTCCGGGATTCCGTCTCCTATGAGGCAGGTGCTATGCTTGAGCCGGCCACCGTTCCGCTTCATGCCATGCTCATCTCGGGATTTACTCCTGGCGAGAGTGTAGTTGTGCTTGGGGCTGGGACCATAGGCCTTCTAGCACTCCAGTGGGCCAGAATACTCGGTGCCAGGAAGGTCATAGCAGTGGATGTAGTGCCCCAGAAGCTTGAGATCGCAAGGAGGCTTGGGTGCGATGTCGCGGTGGATGCCCGGGGGGAAGGCGCTACTTTGGAGGAGGCGGTCATCGGGGAAACAGGGGGAGGGGCAGGTTATGTGTTTGAGACGGCGGGCCACCCTGCCACACAGGTAGAAGCGCTAAAGGTAGCGGGGCGCAGAGCAAAGGTAGTTCTCATAGGCACATCGCCCCGGGATGTTACCTTCTCCGGGCCGGTATTTGAGATGATCATCCGTAAAGAGCTTGCTATTTTCGGGTCCTGGATGTCCTACAGCGCCCCGTTCCCAGGGAAGGAATGGGAGATGGCACTCCATTTCATCGCATCCGGCGCCCTTAAGGTAGAGCCGATCATAACGCAAAGGCTTCCTCTCTCCGCTGCGGGAGATGCTATTAGAGCCTTTGCTTCAGGCCGCGGGAATGTAAAGGTGATGTTTGTCTCTTGA
- a CDS encoding FGGY-family carbohydrate kinase, which yields MADYLLGIDIGTSSTKVGVFDSSGKLFASASNSYPTYREGPLRAEQDPRDWWQAAVRGIRSVLQSVEPREIAGIGIAGQSWAALPVDSQGRPLRRAMIWLDRRAETECEEIREKVGEEKVLRVSGNRIDPAFCIPKILWLKRNEPEVFRNAFKFLQSNSFIVKKLSGAFSQDISQGYGVYGFDMARAEWSGEILEELGLEPGLFPELFPPSAVVGEVTREASLETGLAEGTPVVAGGLDAACATLGGGVARPGETQEQGGQAGGMSICTDRPVVTPRLILGFHVIPGVWLLQGGTVGGGSLGWFLETFGQVGRIATGPGEGGFELLSREAARVSPGSGGLVFLPYMAGERSPIWDQDARGVLIGLSYDKTWAEVVRAIMEGCAYALRHNLEVAEEAGAWVLQLISVGGAAKSEVWCQIKADVTGKPVAVPDVEEGTIWGAALLAGMGVGIYGDIVTSIREMVHIKRVFHPREEISRVYDGFFEIYLSAYEGLKDTFRKLRESTKEAGAL from the coding sequence ATGGCTGACTATCTCCTTGGAATAGATATCGGTACTTCCAGCACAAAGGTTGGGGTCTTTGACTCCTCGGGTAAGCTCTTTGCCAGCGCGTCAAATTCTTACCCCACCTACCGGGAAGGGCCCCTCCGGGCTGAACAGGACCCCCGGGACTGGTGGCAGGCAGCGGTTCGCGGCATACGTTCGGTCTTGCAGAGCGTGGAACCTCGTGAGATCGCCGGGATCGGAATTGCAGGCCAGAGTTGGGCTGCCCTTCCCGTGGATTCGCAGGGCCGGCCGCTCCGGAGGGCTATGATTTGGCTGGATAGGCGTGCAGAAACGGAGTGTGAGGAGATCCGGGAGAAGGTTGGAGAAGAGAAGGTGCTCAGGGTTAGCGGGAACCGCATTGACCCCGCCTTCTGTATCCCTAAGATCCTCTGGCTCAAAAGGAACGAACCTGAAGTCTTCCGGAACGCGTTCAAATTCCTGCAGTCCAACAGCTTTATCGTAAAGAAGCTTTCGGGGGCCTTTTCTCAGGACATCTCCCAGGGTTATGGGGTCTATGGCTTTGACATGGCAAGAGCGGAATGGTCAGGCGAAATCCTGGAGGAACTCGGGCTGGAACCCGGGCTTTTCCCGGAGCTTTTCCCGCCATCGGCGGTCGTGGGAGAGGTGACGCGTGAGGCCTCCCTCGAGACTGGCCTTGCGGAGGGTACGCCTGTCGTGGCGGGCGGCCTTGATGCTGCGTGTGCTACTCTGGGCGGGGGTGTGGCTCGCCCGGGCGAGACCCAGGAGCAGGGAGGACAGGCTGGCGGGATGAGCATCTGCACGGATAGGCCGGTGGTAACGCCAAGGCTTATCCTCGGGTTTCACGTGATCCCTGGGGTATGGCTCCTTCAGGGCGGAACAGTTGGCGGCGGGTCGTTAGGCTGGTTTCTGGAGACCTTCGGGCAGGTCGGGCGGATTGCCACAGGGCCCGGGGAGGGCGGCTTTGAACTTCTTAGCCGCGAAGCGGCCCGGGTCAGTCCGGGTTCAGGCGGGCTCGTTTTCCTTCCCTATATGGCAGGAGAACGCTCCCCGATCTGGGATCAGGATGCAAGGGGCGTTTTGATTGGCCTTTCCTATGATAAGACGTGGGCCGAGGTGGTACGGGCCATCATGGAAGGATGTGCTTATGCTTTGAGACATAACCTCGAGGTTGCCGAGGAGGCCGGGGCTTGGGTCTTGCAGCTTATAAGCGTTGGTGGGGCTGCAAAAAGTGAGGTCTGGTGCCAGATCAAGGCTGATGTCACAGGGAAGCCCGTCGCCGTGCCTGACGTGGAGGAAGGAACCATCTGGGGCGCTGCGCTTCTTGCCGGCATGGGGGTGGGGATTTATGGAGATATTGTGACTTCTATCAGGGAAATGGTACACATAAAACGCGTATTCCACCCCCGTGAGGAGATAAGCAGGGTTTACGATGGCTTCTTTGAGATTTACCTTTCTGCATATGAGGGCCTGAAGGATACCTTCCGTAAGCTCAGAGAAAGCACAAAAGAGGCAGGTGCATTATGA
- a CDS encoding zinc-binding dehydrogenase produces the protein MSETGLASVWAGPHRIEKRRFPVPSVDGDGVLLETGAASVCGTDRHLYKQSPPYPVIPGHEIAGKVVAMGKNARQSMKVFNDPGLEIGDRVVLFPWIPCGHCWGCLRFKPGAMTCTNGYVYGMPFEILDIGDPLYDSNCELAPHFNGGFGEYVYLRPGTYMWKLPEDMPWDVASLLDPTGVALRAVELSQTCPGIMEEGLSYDSTVCILGSGPVGLLVAIACREAGVQRIILTGRRRFKLTLAEELGFADYTMSAEDFSAEDRVRRIREITGGHGADVVFECVGTPDAFVEAVEAVRRLGTVVEVGNTVTPGQKVRIDPCRQICIKNIRLLGLSANPPRTFDKAFSLLKRYKRIPFARLITHHFTIGELDRALEVAEREEAIKITLIGPAAE, from the coding sequence ATGTCCGAGACAGGACTGGCTTCAGTGTGGGCGGGGCCTCACCGGATAGAGAAGAGAAGGTTTCCGGTACCTTCGGTTGACGGCGATGGAGTGCTTCTCGAGACGGGGGCCGCAAGCGTATGCGGAACCGATAGACACCTCTATAAGCAATCTCCACCTTACCCAGTGATTCCGGGCCATGAGATAGCGGGGAAGGTCGTGGCCATGGGCAAGAATGCCCGTCAGAGCATGAAGGTATTTAACGACCCCGGGCTTGAGATCGGGGATCGGGTTGTGCTTTTCCCATGGATCCCTTGCGGGCATTGCTGGGGGTGCCTTAGATTCAAGCCGGGTGCGATGACGTGCACTAATGGGTATGTCTACGGGATGCCATTTGAGATCCTGGACATAGGGGACCCCCTGTATGATTCCAACTGTGAGTTGGCCCCGCATTTTAACGGCGGGTTTGGGGAATATGTCTATCTGCGCCCGGGAACTTATATGTGGAAGTTGCCCGAGGATATGCCCTGGGATGTGGCTTCCCTCCTGGATCCGACCGGGGTGGCTTTACGGGCGGTGGAACTGAGCCAGACCTGCCCGGGGATAATGGAAGAGGGTCTTTCTTACGATTCTACCGTTTGCATCTTGGGTTCCGGACCCGTGGGTTTACTTGTAGCGATAGCCTGCCGGGAAGCGGGAGTGCAGAGGATAATTCTAACCGGTCGACGTAGGTTCAAGCTGACGCTTGCCGAGGAGTTAGGGTTTGCAGATTATACCATGAGTGCGGAGGATTTTTCGGCTGAAGATAGGGTGAGACGTATCAGGGAGATCACCGGTGGCCATGGTGCTGACGTGGTCTTCGAATGCGTCGGAACCCCTGATGCCTTCGTTGAAGCCGTAGAAGCGGTCAGAAGGCTTGGGACTGTGGTTGAGGTCGGGAATACGGTGACCCCTGGACAGAAGGTAAGGATTGACCCATGCAGGCAGATCTGCATAAAGAACATACGGCTCCTTGGGCTCAGCGCAAACCCGCCACGCACGTTCGATAAGGCGTTCAGCCTCCTTAAACGTTACAAGCGGATCCCATTCGCAAGGCTTATAACCCATCACTTTACCATCGGCGAGCTCGATAGGGCGCTTGAGGTCGCCGAACGTGAGGAGGCTATCAAGATTACATTAATTGGGCCTGCAGCGGAGTAA
- a CDS encoding polysaccharide deacetylase family protein, with protein MADGRFSRVKAGDIITVLGFDMETDLGSWTPFYEGVNYGTPKILNVLGKAGVKATFFFTGEVAMKFPEILRRVDSEGHEVGCHTLYHETIGDELFPIPGIKPLLPEEVPFRVRKATECVEDVLGKKVVSFRCPRLWGSTAVARALEELGYVADASYPLYYYRERLVPYHPHRDDWTKEGDMKLLEIPNFADMAMESHDEFGRDRDQWPLFRTEGADKLMAHVKSFISYNADHGLPAVLCFYMHPWEFMEMPRGLIHYGEGSVMPDEFITRNCGDVALAELEKLIEELREIGSSFMTARDLAEAWG; from the coding sequence ATGGCTGATGGCAGGTTCAGCAGGGTTAAGGCAGGGGATATCATAACCGTTTTGGGTTTCGATATGGAGACGGACCTTGGGAGTTGGACGCCGTTCTACGAGGGAGTCAATTACGGGACCCCGAAGATTCTCAATGTGCTTGGCAAAGCGGGGGTCAAGGCTACTTTCTTCTTCACCGGAGAGGTCGCCATGAAGTTCCCCGAGATATTACGGCGTGTGGATTCAGAGGGCCATGAGGTGGGGTGCCATACCCTTTACCACGAGACCATCGGAGATGAGCTTTTCCCGATCCCCGGCATCAAACCCCTCCTCCCTGAGGAGGTGCCCTTTAGGGTCAGAAAGGCTACGGAATGCGTTGAGGACGTCCTCGGCAAGAAGGTCGTTTCTTTCCGCTGTCCAAGGCTCTGGGGGAGCACGGCGGTGGCAAGGGCGCTGGAGGAACTCGGCTATGTAGCGGACGCCTCTTACCCGCTTTACTACTACAGGGAAAGGTTGGTCCCCTATCACCCTCACCGGGACGATTGGACCAAAGAGGGAGATATGAAGCTTCTGGAGATCCCCAATTTTGCGGATATGGCCATGGAAAGCCACGATGAATTCGGGCGGGATAGGGACCAGTGGCCGCTTTTCCGAACCGAGGGCGCAGATAAATTGATGGCTCACGTTAAGAGTTTCATAAGTTACAATGCAGACCATGGCCTTCCGGCAGTGCTTTGCTTCTATATGCATCCCTGGGAATTTATGGAGATGCCAAGGGGGCTAATCCATTACGGCGAAGGGAGCGTAATGCCTGATGAGTTTATAACCAGGAATTGCGGCGACGTGGCCCTTGCCGAGCTTGAAAAGCTCATCGAGGAGCTTCGCGAGATCGGTTCATCCTTCATGACCGCACGGGATTTGGCGGAGGCATGGGGTTAA
- a CDS encoding aminopeptidase P family protein: MMVEIPKWEFEERIRRIQAELARRGLDALITYGDEAEPQNVRYLADYWPAFETAGVLVPVEGEPILVIGPESYTYARSRSKIAKIRRVLAYRESSEPEYPGEKLTTFEELFDEASNGRGIERLGLVGYSILPIPIYEGIRNAMKGGEVIRADEILIKMRMIKSENELALHREAYRLSKIGLSAALEKVRPGMTEIEVTSIAREAMMQAGAETEGFPMWCISGPNTNQAISRPTYRKIQKNELVQIQVGARVGGYSSSIGRPFVLGKAPDDVKEFMKVGLEAELATLRVMKAGIPAKEVDRVFRETVRGLGFGDWLLYGPCHGTGLMECEHPWIESNSEWLLEENMVFSVDIFLRGESMGLRFEDGVRVTRDGVEELSDFRREVIEL; encoded by the coding sequence ATGATGGTCGAAATACCCAAATGGGAATTCGAAGAGCGGATCAGGAGAATCCAGGCTGAACTCGCGAGGAGGGGGCTTGATGCTCTCATCACCTACGGGGACGAGGCCGAACCCCAGAACGTAAGGTATCTGGCTGACTACTGGCCTGCCTTTGAGACGGCTGGGGTGCTTGTGCCCGTGGAAGGGGAACCGATCCTGGTTATAGGCCCCGAAAGCTACACATATGCGAGATCCCGCTCAAAAATAGCCAAGATCAGGAGGGTTTTGGCTTACCGCGAGTCCTCTGAGCCTGAATACCCGGGAGAGAAGCTTACAACCTTCGAGGAGCTTTTCGATGAGGCCTCGAACGGACGCGGTATAGAGCGGCTTGGCCTTGTCGGTTATAGCATTCTCCCGATTCCCATATATGAGGGAATCAGAAATGCCATGAAGGGCGGGGAAGTGATAAGGGCCGATGAGATTCTCATAAAGATGAGGATGATCAAGAGCGAAAACGAACTGGCCCTTCACCGGGAAGCCTACCGGCTTTCGAAGATCGGCCTCTCTGCAGCGCTTGAGAAGGTAAGGCCGGGGATGACCGAGATCGAGGTGACCTCCATTGCTCGTGAGGCCATGATGCAGGCTGGGGCGGAGACCGAGGGCTTTCCGATGTGGTGTATTTCCGGTCCCAATACCAACCAGGCCATCAGCCGACCCACTTACCGGAAGATACAGAAGAACGAACTGGTCCAGATCCAGGTGGGCGCGAGGGTCGGCGGGTATTCCTCCAGCATAGGAAGGCCATTTGTCCTGGGGAAGGCCCCGGATGATGTGAAGGAATTCATGAAGGTTGGACTTGAAGCGGAGCTTGCCACTCTCCGGGTTATGAAAGCCGGGATCCCGGCAAAAGAGGTGGACAGGGTTTTCAGGGAAACCGTGCGAGGTCTGGGATTCGGGGATTGGCTTCTTTACGGGCCGTGTCACGGTACCGGGCTTATGGAGTGTGAACACCCCTGGATAGAGTCGAATTCTGAGTGGCTTCTTGAAGAGAATATGGTTTTCAGCGTGGATATATTCCTTCGCGGTGAATCCATGGGATTGCGGTTTGAAGATGGGGTAAGGGTTACGAGGGATGGGGTTGAGGAACTGTCTGATTTCCGGCGCGAGGTCATAGAGCTATAG